A single genomic interval of Bradyrhizobium japonicum USDA 6 harbors:
- the dapB gene encoding 4-hydroxy-tetrahydrodipicolinate reductase, with protein sequence MSDMRLIVAGAGGRMGRALARAIADTEGAVLAGALEAPGSELLGKDAGVLAGLPANGIKLSADLWAMSKDADGILDFTVPAATIANVAIAAERGIVHVIGTTGLSASDNAVIKSVTNRAVVVQSGNMSLGVNLLAAVVKRVAKALDESFDIEVVETHHRMKIDAPSGTALMLGQAAAAGRGISLDEHSDRGRDGITGARKPGDIGFASLRGGTVAGEHSVTFLGPFERLTLSHLAEDRMLFAHGALKAALWAHGKKPGHYSMADVLGLADI encoded by the coding sequence ATGTCCGATATGCGTTTGATTGTTGCTGGAGCAGGCGGCCGGATGGGCCGGGCGCTGGCACGAGCGATTGCCGACACCGAAGGCGCGGTGCTGGCGGGAGCCCTGGAGGCGCCCGGCTCGGAGCTGCTCGGCAAGGATGCCGGCGTGCTTGCGGGCCTGCCGGCCAACGGCATCAAACTCTCGGCCGACCTCTGGGCGATGTCGAAGGACGCCGACGGCATCCTGGATTTCACCGTGCCGGCCGCGACCATCGCCAATGTCGCAATCGCGGCCGAGCGCGGCATCGTGCACGTCATCGGCACCACCGGACTGTCGGCCTCCGACAACGCCGTGATCAAGAGCGTCACCAACCGCGCGGTCGTGGTGCAGTCGGGCAATATGAGCCTGGGCGTCAATCTGCTCGCAGCGGTGGTCAAGCGCGTCGCCAAGGCACTCGACGAGAGCTTCGACATCGAAGTCGTGGAAACCCACCACCGCATGAAGATCGATGCGCCCTCGGGCACTGCGCTGATGCTGGGCCAGGCCGCTGCCGCCGGCCGCGGCATCTCGCTCGATGAGCATTCGGACCGCGGCCGCGACGGCATCACCGGCGCGCGCAAGCCGGGCGACATCGGCTTTGCCTCCTTGCGCGGCGGCACCGTCGCCGGCGAGCACAGCGTGACCTTCCTCGGTCCGTTCGAACGCCTGACGCTGTCGCATCTCGCCGAAGACCGCATGCTGTTCGCACACGGCGCGCTCAAGGCGGCGCTATGGGCGCATGGCAAGAAGCCGGGGCACTACTCCATGGCCGACGTGCTCGGTCTCGCGGACATCTGA
- a CDS encoding HlyD family type I secretion periplasmic adaptor subunit, whose protein sequence is MTQTGHASAMSAPVAGRSKTLPTEQPRSDMRRIIAWGCVLLVLQFCGFGLWATTVPLRGAVVAPGFIKVHSKRKAVQHLEGGIIKSIYVRENDHVEAGQLIARLDTAQIEGTLGSLETKFFADLAMEARLAAEQDGAKSIRFPDELRESATRVSARIAIQTQEAEFAARLAAIENERKVIDQQMLQNADTIRGLQSNTQGLEQQLKLLREEIADTSYLLAKGLARKPRLLALQRAEAEATGQVDRNAASISEMQGKIAELQDRRRQLGFNQNQDIAKQRHATSEEIGDLRHRIAALRAQLVRSELRAPESGRIVGLNSRDLNAVLGPRETLLEIVPTQDRLVIEATLKPADREEVYVGQMARVRVHALNIRRRPMLEGRVVGVAADALTDTHSGDSSYLAEVELDPNAPTASYISTLMPGMPVEIFVETGERTFAEYLLQPMTLRINRAFREN, encoded by the coding sequence ATGACGCAGACCGGTCATGCCTCCGCGATGTCAGCGCCTGTTGCCGGCCGGTCGAAGACGCTGCCGACGGAGCAACCGCGATCCGACATGCGACGGATCATCGCATGGGGGTGTGTACTGCTCGTCCTGCAATTTTGCGGCTTCGGCTTGTGGGCAACCACGGTTCCGCTCCGCGGCGCCGTCGTGGCACCAGGATTCATCAAGGTCCATTCGAAGCGCAAGGCGGTGCAACATCTGGAAGGCGGAATCATCAAATCGATCTATGTCCGGGAGAACGATCACGTCGAAGCCGGTCAACTCATTGCACGGCTCGACACCGCGCAGATCGAAGGGACCCTTGGTTCCCTCGAAACGAAGTTCTTTGCTGACCTGGCGATGGAGGCCCGGCTGGCGGCGGAGCAAGACGGTGCGAAGTCAATCCGGTTTCCGGACGAATTGCGGGAAAGTGCGACGCGTGTCTCCGCACGTATCGCCATTCAAACCCAGGAGGCCGAATTTGCCGCACGACTGGCCGCGATTGAGAACGAGCGCAAGGTGATCGATCAGCAGATGCTGCAAAACGCGGACACCATCCGCGGCCTGCAGAGCAACACCCAAGGACTTGAACAGCAACTCAAGCTGTTGCGGGAAGAGATCGCCGACACGAGTTATCTCCTCGCAAAGGGCCTCGCCCGGAAACCACGTTTGCTGGCCTTGCAACGGGCCGAAGCCGAGGCCACCGGACAGGTCGATCGCAATGCCGCGTCAATCTCGGAGATGCAGGGCAAGATCGCGGAGTTGCAGGACAGACGCCGGCAGCTGGGGTTCAACCAAAATCAGGATATCGCCAAACAGCGGCATGCGACGAGCGAAGAGATCGGCGACCTCAGACATCGAATTGCCGCGTTGCGTGCCCAGCTTGTCCGGTCTGAATTGCGTGCCCCGGAAAGTGGAAGGATCGTCGGCCTCAACAGCAGGGACCTCAATGCTGTGCTTGGACCTCGGGAAACCCTTTTGGAAATCGTTCCGACGCAAGATCGGCTTGTCATCGAGGCGACATTGAAGCCTGCCGATCGGGAAGAGGTCTATGTCGGACAGATGGCGCGTGTGCGGGTTCACGCGCTGAACATTCGCCGCCGGCCGATGCTCGAGGGAAGGGTGGTCGGTGTTGCGGCAGACGCACTGACCGACACCCATTCCGGCGACAGCTCCTATTTGGCCGAGGTTGAACTCGACCCCAACGCGCCGACGGCCTCCTACATCTCCACATTGATGCCTGGAATGCCTGTCGAGATATTTGTCGAGACGGGGGAACGAACCTTTGCGGAATATCTTTTGCAGCCGATGACGTTGCGGATCAACCGTGCGTTCAGGGAGAACTAA
- a CDS encoding DUF1330 domain-containing protein encodes MAKGYWIGRVDVSSDEGYKPYAVANGPIFKKWGGRFVVRAGKFTTVEGQSRTRNVVIEFPDYETAIACYNSPEYQANIKVRQPHSIADLIIIEGYDGPQP; translated from the coding sequence ATGGCAAAGGGCTACTGGATCGGGCGCGTGGATGTGAGCAGCGACGAGGGCTACAAGCCCTATGCCGTCGCCAACGGTCCGATCTTCAAGAAATGGGGTGGCCGCTTCGTCGTTCGCGCCGGCAAGTTCACCACCGTCGAAGGCCAAAGCCGCACCCGCAACGTCGTGATTGAATTTCCCGACTACGAGACTGCGATCGCCTGCTACAACTCGCCGGAATATCAGGCCAACATCAAGGTGCGCCAGCCGCACTCCATCGCCGACCTCATCATCATCGAGGGCTATGACGGCCCGCAGCCCTGA
- a CDS encoding 2,3-bisphosphoglycerate-dependent phosphoglycerate mutase codes for MSERLLVLVRHGQSEWNLKNLFTGWKDPDLTELGVKEATEAGRKLKAQGLVFDVAYTSVLTRAQHTLDLILGELDQKGLPTSKDLALNERDYGDLSGLNKDDARKKWGEDQVLIWRRSYDVPPPGGESLKDTLARALPYYVQEILPGVLNGKRTLVAAHGNSLRALIMVLEKLSPEGILKRELATGVPIIYRLNADSTVASKLDLAG; via the coding sequence ATGAGCGAACGTCTCCTCGTGCTCGTGCGCCACGGTCAGAGCGAGTGGAATCTGAAGAACCTGTTCACGGGCTGGAAGGATCCTGATCTCACCGAGCTCGGCGTGAAGGAAGCCACGGAAGCTGGCCGCAAGTTGAAGGCGCAGGGCCTCGTGTTCGACGTGGCCTACACCTCGGTCTTGACGCGCGCGCAGCACACGCTTGATCTCATTCTCGGCGAGCTCGACCAGAAGGGCCTGCCGACCTCCAAGGACCTCGCGCTGAACGAGCGCGACTATGGCGATCTCTCCGGCCTCAACAAGGACGACGCCCGCAAGAAATGGGGCGAGGACCAGGTGCTGATCTGGCGCCGCTCCTACGACGTGCCGCCGCCCGGCGGCGAAAGCCTGAAGGATACGCTGGCGCGCGCGCTGCCCTATTACGTGCAGGAGATCCTGCCCGGCGTGCTCAACGGCAAGCGCACGCTGGTCGCCGCCCACGGCAACTCGCTGCGCGCGCTGATCATGGTGCTGGAAAAGCTCTCGCCCGAAGGCATCTTGAAGCGCGAGCTCGCGACCGGTGTGCCGATCATCTACCGGCTCAACGCGGATTCGACGGTGGCCTCGAAGCTGGATCTGGCGGGCTAG
- a CDS encoding calcium-binding protein gives MALIIGTAGDDVLPGTNVDDQIFGLQGNDTITGLDGNDDVSGGAGNDSIDGGAGNDTLDGNAGIDTITGGDGDDTINGGAGDDTLNGNAGADIIHGDQGNDTIDGGTGADQLFGDAGDDSIHGGDGNDDIHGGAGADTLWGDAGDDTLSGDAGDDVLNGGDGNDLLNGGFGDDILNGDAGNDTLNGGLGNDLLNGGTGDDILNGGLGADTLNGGDGNDTMHGDAGDDIMDGGAGNDTMFGDAGDDEMAGGAGNDAMSGGAGDDEMSGGTGNDTLDGDAGDDTLDGGDGTDVLNGEAGADILSGGAGNDTLSGGNGDDELDGGNGADTLNGGLGDDVLTGGAGTDTHNFGDNTATNFGNDEVTDLSFADGDAVVVDAPPGFDPATVVVDDDGTNTVLDFGFGAIQLDGITGGATPFESIDDINTAAGYTAVDVV, from the coding sequence ATGGCACTGATCATCGGAACAGCAGGCGACGATGTGTTGCCTGGCACGAATGTAGACGATCAGATCTTTGGCCTTCAAGGCAACGACACCATTACTGGCCTGGACGGCAATGATGACGTAAGCGGCGGCGCGGGCAATGATTCCATCGATGGCGGTGCCGGCAACGACACCCTTGATGGAAATGCCGGTATCGATACGATCACCGGTGGCGATGGCGATGACACGATCAACGGCGGCGCGGGCGACGACACGCTGAACGGAAATGCCGGCGCCGACATCATCCATGGCGACCAAGGCAACGACACCATCGATGGCGGAACCGGCGCTGATCAGCTCTTTGGTGACGCCGGCGACGACAGCATCCACGGCGGCGACGGCAATGATGACATTCATGGCGGCGCGGGTGCCGACACCCTGTGGGGCGACGCCGGCGACGATACGTTGAGCGGCGACGCCGGCGATGACGTCTTGAATGGCGGCGACGGTAACGACCTACTCAACGGTGGATTCGGAGACGACATTCTGAATGGCGATGCCGGCAACGACACGCTGAACGGCGGACTTGGCAATGACCTGCTGAACGGCGGTACCGGTGACGACATCCTGAACGGCGGTTTGGGCGCCGATACGCTCAACGGTGGCGATGGCAACGACACCATGCACGGCGACGCGGGCGACGACATCATGGACGGCGGCGCCGGTAACGATACGATGTTCGGCGATGCCGGAGACGACGAGATGGCCGGCGGCGCGGGCAACGATGCCATGAGCGGCGGCGCCGGTGATGACGAAATGAGCGGCGGAACCGGCAACGACACGCTCGACGGCGACGCCGGAGATGACACGCTCGATGGCGGCGACGGCACCGATGTCCTGAACGGCGAGGCTGGGGCTGACATCCTGTCGGGCGGCGCCGGCAATGACACCCTGAGCGGCGGTAACGGCGATGACGAGTTGGACGGCGGCAATGGCGCCGACACCCTCAACGGTGGACTCGGCGATGATGTGCTGACGGGCGGCGCTGGCACCGATACGCACAATTTCGGCGACAACACGGCCACGAACTTCGGCAACGATGAAGTCACCGATCTCAGCTTTGCCGATGGCGATGCCGTTGTTGTCGACGCTCCGCCAGGCTTTGACCCGGCTACAGTGGTAGTGGACGACGACGGCACCAACACCGTGCTGGATTTCGGCTTCGGCGCCATCCAGCTCGATGGCATCACGGGCGGCGCGACACCGTTCGAGTCGATCGACGACATCAACACTGCCGCCGGTTATACGGCCGTTGACGTTGTCTAG
- the nth gene encoding endonuclease III: MAKITRKPAPRKASVPKKEAKAIVAKPKAPARKSLKATRPKSTKPWTPAEIHEVFSRFRKANPEPKGELEHVNPFTLLVAVVLSAQATDAGVNKATRALFEIADTPQKMLDLGEERLREYIKTIGLYRTKARNVIALSAKVLSEFGGEVPRTRAEIESLPGAGRKTANVVLNMAFGEHTMAVDTHVFRVGNRTGLAPGKTPLEVELGLEKVIPAEFMLHAHHWLILHGRYTCLARKPRCEVCLINDLCRWPEKTV; encoded by the coding sequence ATGGCGAAAATCACCCGCAAGCCGGCGCCGCGCAAAGCGTCCGTGCCGAAGAAAGAGGCAAAGGCGATAGTTGCGAAGCCGAAGGCTCCCGCCAGGAAATCGCTCAAGGCCACAAGACCCAAGTCCACCAAACCTTGGACGCCGGCCGAGATCCACGAGGTCTTCAGCCGTTTCCGCAAGGCCAATCCGGAGCCGAAAGGCGAGCTCGAGCACGTCAATCCGTTCACGCTGCTGGTCGCGGTGGTGCTGTCGGCGCAGGCCACCGATGCCGGGGTCAACAAGGCGACGCGCGCATTGTTCGAGATCGCCGACACGCCGCAGAAGATGCTCGACCTCGGCGAGGAACGCTTGCGCGAGTACATCAAGACCATCGGCCTCTATCGCACCAAGGCCAGGAACGTGATTGCGCTGTCGGCAAAGGTGCTCAGCGAATTCGGCGGCGAGGTGCCGCGCACGCGCGCCGAGATCGAGTCGCTGCCCGGTGCTGGCCGCAAGACCGCCAACGTGGTGCTCAACATGGCCTTCGGCGAGCACACCATGGCGGTGGACACGCATGTGTTCCGCGTCGGCAACCGCACGGGGCTCGCTCCCGGCAAGACGCCGCTCGAAGTCGAGCTTGGTCTCGAAAAGGTGATCCCGGCCGAGTTCATGCTGCACGCCCATCATTGGCTGATTCTGCACGGCCGCTATACTTGCCTCGCGCGCAAGCCGCGCTGCGAGGTTTGCCTGATCAACGATCTCTGCCGATGGCCGGAGAAGACGGTGTGA
- a CDS encoding type I secretion system permease/ATPase, protein MALIPGRFALVWIVCFSVSVNLLLLVVPFYSIEVFDRVLSSGSVETLVGLTVIAVGALAFSAAFDTFRNRLLSRFAVGFEHCLAPIILEGSITGAAPGDGRQHDLVKLRELRSFLSSGTVTSLIDAPFLPVFILILFFLHPWYGVIALIGVGILLAMGVASHWIARGEIAQASQAALKTQALLDGIVRHSSVVRAMGWTRGAIRAFMSLNDEALSPVVRASERIYTISAAARMVRTILQIAAIGAGAWLVLQNEVLSGSLIASSILIARTLQPMEGLVSAWRALASAQDAWTQVCNAAMPVLARPRKTLLPPPSGILQVERVTFRIGGTQRPILAGISFRCRPSELVVVIGPTGAGKSTLLRLMAGLERPTSGTIRLDHAALHTWDPDQLGQFVGYLPQDVQLLDGTVAEAIAGFDEYARDEAIVAAAMLAQAHEMILSLPAGYQTEIGRDGCRLSGGQRQRIGLARAFFGDRKLILLDEPNANLDPDGEEALCSAIQSAKARGAASVIVTHRPRLLTIADAVLLLRDGNQVAFGPPYDVLRAQRPAPVPAGLPRNVEPQRLPGRRVIP, encoded by the coding sequence GTGGCCTTGATTCCGGGGCGATTCGCATTGGTGTGGATCGTCTGTTTTAGCGTGTCCGTAAACCTGCTGCTGCTGGTCGTACCTTTCTATTCCATCGAGGTGTTCGACCGCGTGCTCAGCAGCGGAAGCGTCGAGACGCTTGTCGGCCTCACCGTCATCGCCGTGGGTGCTCTCGCCTTCAGCGCCGCGTTCGACACGTTTCGTAACCGCCTGTTGAGCCGGTTCGCGGTCGGGTTCGAGCACTGCCTCGCTCCGATCATCCTCGAAGGCAGCATCACCGGCGCGGCGCCGGGCGACGGCCGGCAGCACGATTTGGTCAAGCTTCGCGAGTTGAGAAGTTTCCTGTCGAGCGGAACGGTCACATCGCTGATCGATGCTCCATTCCTCCCGGTGTTCATCCTCATCCTGTTCTTCCTACACCCCTGGTATGGCGTCATAGCCCTGATCGGGGTGGGGATCCTGCTGGCGATGGGTGTTGCAAGCCACTGGATCGCGCGCGGGGAAATTGCGCAGGCTTCGCAGGCCGCGTTGAAGACGCAGGCGTTGCTCGACGGAATCGTCCGGCACTCCAGCGTGGTGCGGGCGATGGGCTGGACCCGGGGCGCCATCCGCGCGTTCATGAGCCTCAATGACGAAGCCCTGTCTCCGGTGGTGCGGGCCAGCGAACGCATCTACACGATTAGTGCGGCCGCACGAATGGTCAGGACCATCCTGCAGATTGCAGCGATCGGCGCCGGTGCCTGGCTCGTGCTCCAGAACGAGGTGCTGTCCGGCAGTCTGATCGCGAGCTCGATCCTGATAGCGCGCACGTTGCAGCCCATGGAGGGGTTGGTGTCGGCCTGGCGCGCGCTGGCATCTGCGCAGGACGCGTGGACGCAGGTCTGCAACGCCGCGATGCCGGTTCTTGCGCGTCCGCGGAAGACGTTGCTTCCACCGCCATCCGGCATCCTCCAGGTCGAGCGGGTGACATTCCGGATTGGCGGGACGCAGCGTCCCATTCTCGCGGGCATATCCTTTCGATGCCGGCCGTCCGAGCTTGTCGTCGTGATCGGACCGACCGGTGCCGGAAAATCCACATTGCTGCGCTTGATGGCAGGCCTCGAGCGGCCGACCAGCGGAACGATCCGGTTGGACCACGCTGCACTCCATACCTGGGATCCCGACCAGCTTGGGCAATTCGTCGGCTATCTCCCCCAGGACGTGCAGCTCCTGGATGGAACGGTGGCCGAAGCCATTGCCGGGTTCGACGAATACGCACGGGACGAGGCCATCGTCGCCGCGGCCATGCTCGCGCAGGCGCATGAGATGATCCTGTCCCTCCCGGCCGGCTACCAGACCGAGATCGGCCGCGACGGCTGCAGGCTTTCCGGTGGCCAGCGTCAGCGCATTGGTCTTGCGCGCGCCTTCTTCGGCGATCGCAAATTGATCCTGCTGGATGAGCCCAATGCCAATCTCGACCCGGACGGTGAAGAAGCGTTGTGCTCCGCCATTCAATCGGCCAAAGCGCGCGGCGCAGCGTCGGTGATCGTCACCCACAGGCCGCGGCTGTTGACCATCGCCGATGCCGTGCTGCTGTTGAGGGACGGCAACCAGGTCGCCTTCGGACCGCCATATGACGTTCTTCGCGCCCAGCGGCCGGCACCGGTACCGGCAGGGCTCCCTCGCAATGTCGAGCCTCAGAGGCTGCCAGGCAGGAGGGTCATTCCATGA
- a CDS encoding M23 family metallopeptidase has product MSRRMGCAGFLYRAFAALALAGAGVPAHAQSIQLALPVACEPGRTCHIQNYTDLDPSRSARDYKCGTLTYDDHNGTDFRLPSLAVQKAGVDVRAAAGGRILRTRNDAADGAFTKSGREAVREAECGNGVVIEHPEQWETQYCHLAAGSVLVKPGDKVDLGQPIGRVGLSGLTEYPHLHFTVRHNGAVVDPFAYGVRPESCEGGQSLWLAALRPKLEYQERAILNAGFTTGPVTMELIEDGSAESQKPSAGSMAIVAFVRAIGLKAGDAQWLVIKDPLENIIAENRSPPLQANKAQFMLFAGKKRPPGGWERGSYKATYVVERDGQIVLRKDLELML; this is encoded by the coding sequence ATGTCGAGGCGCATGGGCTGCGCAGGTTTCCTCTACCGGGCGTTCGCTGCCTTGGCATTGGCCGGGGCCGGCGTCCCTGCCCATGCCCAGAGCATTCAATTGGCGCTGCCGGTTGCCTGCGAGCCTGGCCGTACCTGCCACATCCAGAATTACACGGATCTCGATCCGTCGCGGTCGGCGCGAGACTACAAATGCGGCACGCTGACCTATGACGACCACAACGGCACCGATTTTCGTCTGCCCTCACTGGCAGTGCAAAAGGCCGGCGTGGACGTGCGCGCGGCGGCAGGCGGCCGCATTCTTCGTACACGCAATGACGCTGCGGACGGCGCTTTCACAAAATCGGGACGCGAAGCGGTGCGCGAGGCCGAATGTGGCAATGGCGTCGTCATCGAACATCCGGAGCAGTGGGAAACCCAGTACTGCCACCTCGCCGCCGGCAGTGTGTTGGTCAAGCCTGGAGACAAGGTCGACCTCGGACAGCCGATTGGCCGTGTCGGTCTCTCCGGCCTCACGGAGTATCCTCATCTGCATTTCACCGTGAGGCACAACGGCGCGGTCGTCGATCCCTTTGCGTACGGCGTTCGCCCCGAGTCTTGCGAGGGCGGTCAATCGCTCTGGCTTGCTGCCCTCCGCCCGAAACTCGAGTACCAGGAACGAGCCATCCTCAATGCGGGCTTTACGACGGGGCCGGTCACGATGGAACTCATCGAGGACGGCAGTGCCGAGAGCCAAAAGCCGTCCGCCGGTTCGATGGCGATCGTCGCGTTCGTACGGGCTATCGGGCTGAAGGCGGGCGATGCGCAATGGCTGGTCATCAAGGATCCCCTTGAGAACATCATCGCGGAAAATCGCTCTCCACCACTTCAGGCCAACAAGGCGCAATTCATGCTCTTTGCGGGGAAGAAGCGGCCTCCCGGGGGGTGGGAACGCGGCTCCTATAAGGCCACTTATGTTGTCGAGCGCGATGGCCAGATCGTGCTCAGGAAAGACCTGGAGCTCATGCTCTAG
- a CDS encoding methylated-DNA--[protein]-cysteine S-methyltransferase translates to MMTLAINDQRLAKPGSQNAALRDYDSVRRAIAFISENWRTQPAIEAMADAAGVTPDELHHLFRRWASITPKAFMQALTLDHAKALLRDSASILDAALDSGLSGPGRLHDLFVTHEAMSPGEWKNGGAGLTLRYGFHPSPFGTAIVIATDRGLSGLAFADPGEEKVALADMTRRWRNATYVEDHEGTAPLAQRIFDTKLWRPDQPLRVVMIGTDFEVRVWETLLKIPMGRAVSYSDIACNINSPKASRAVGAAVGKNPVSFVVPCHRALGKSGTLTGYHWGITRKQAMLGWEAGQLGMQ, encoded by the coding sequence ATGATGACACTCGCCATAAATGACCAGCGCCTGGCCAAGCCGGGCTCCCAGAACGCCGCGTTGCGCGATTACGACTCCGTGCGTCGGGCGATCGCGTTCATCTCGGAGAACTGGCGCACCCAGCCGGCCATCGAAGCGATGGCGGATGCGGCGGGTGTCACGCCGGATGAGCTGCACCATCTGTTCCGTCGCTGGGCCTCGATCACGCCGAAGGCGTTCATGCAGGCGCTGACGCTCGATCACGCCAAGGCACTGTTGCGGGACTCCGCGAGCATTCTCGATGCCGCGCTCGACTCGGGTCTTTCAGGACCGGGCCGGCTGCACGATCTGTTCGTCACCCATGAAGCGATGTCGCCCGGCGAATGGAAGAACGGCGGCGCGGGTCTGACGCTGCGCTATGGCTTCCATCCCTCGCCCTTCGGCACGGCGATCGTGATCGCCACCGACCGCGGCCTGTCAGGCCTTGCGTTCGCCGATCCCGGTGAGGAGAAGGTGGCGCTCGCCGACATGACGCGGCGATGGCGCAACGCAACTTACGTCGAGGATCACGAAGGCACCGCACCGCTCGCGCAGCGCATCTTCGACACCAAGCTGTGGCGGCCGGACCAGCCGTTGCGCGTCGTCATGATCGGCACCGATTTCGAGGTGCGGGTGTGGGAGACGCTGCTGAAGATCCCGATGGGTCGCGCGGTGTCCTATTCCGACATCGCCTGCAACATCAACAGCCCGAAGGCCTCACGCGCCGTCGGCGCTGCTGTCGGCAAGAACCCGGTCTCGTTCGTCGTGCCCTGCCACCGCGCGCTCGGCAAGAGCGGCACGCTCACCGGCTATCACTGGGGCATCACCCGCAAGCAGGCGATGCTGGGCTGGGAGGCCGGGCAGCTGGGGATGCAGTGA
- a CDS encoding DUF2244 domain-containing protein, producing MSTGNEIERESEVQIFSALLTPHRSLNRTGFLAVMLFLSAVSFATGLAFLMKGAWPVLGFFGLDVLVVWWAFKANFRTARAREEISVTTSELRVRRVSHRGQVAEWTFNPLWVRLDMEVDEDFGIEHLYLISRGHQIQIARFLGPDEKASFYKGLAEALNAAKRGPTYNPIS from the coding sequence ATGAGCACAGGCAACGAAATTGAGCGCGAGAGCGAAGTGCAGATCTTCTCCGCACTGCTGACACCGCACCGCTCACTGAACCGCACCGGCTTCCTCGCCGTGATGCTGTTCCTGAGCGCGGTGAGCTTCGCCACCGGGCTCGCCTTCCTGATGAAGGGCGCCTGGCCGGTGCTCGGCTTTTTCGGCCTCGACGTGCTCGTCGTCTGGTGGGCCTTCAAGGCCAATTTCCGCACGGCGCGGGCGCGCGAGGAGATCTCGGTCACGACGTCGGAGCTGCGGGTGCGGCGCGTCAGTCATCGCGGCCAGGTCGCCGAATGGACATTCAATCCGCTCTGGGTCCGCCTCGACATGGAGGTCGACGAGGATTTTGGCATCGAGCATCTCTATCTGATCTCGCGCGGCCACCAGATCCAGATCGCCCGCTTCCTCGGTCCGGACGAAAAGGCAAGTTTTTATAAAGGCTTGGCTGAGGCTTTGAACGCCGCCAAGCGCGGCCCGACCTACAACCCGATCTCCTGA
- a CDS encoding helix-turn-helix transcriptional regulator, with protein MEYFAKAMAELLGCRSCYVAVLSASGLEEARIGDAPADPSCATMVERFARKGTAEDVASLEPINSRTSFVRKLIGAEPPVKSHSVIGRFASDERTTVVFVAGWRPAALAASEIPGLAHTVRPLWKAAHSLVRQAPGQVDAQLWLEELTFPAIVVDQGLHIYAVNRGGRVLLAKRELLRMEGGRLAGSCASVTESLRGAIGKVLIESGTHGWFNTTVPLSMDRQQFAFAKIGAVPTHDKLGQALIVVPQFDDVQGAHCIASAFGLNWAEERIVARILQFQCPRDIGAELGLTEATVRTYTKRIMLKLGINRQSEFFLLYHLTQSPFGAGRRENWVSRPASDGRLDEEGPMRLRTAGKHSPD; from the coding sequence ATGGAATATTTCGCGAAGGCCATGGCGGAATTGCTCGGCTGCCGGAGCTGCTACGTAGCTGTGCTATCCGCCTCCGGGCTGGAAGAAGCCAGAATCGGAGACGCTCCTGCCGATCCGTCATGCGCGACGATGGTTGAGCGATTTGCGCGCAAGGGCACCGCCGAGGACGTCGCCTCGCTCGAGCCGATCAATTCCCGGACCTCCTTCGTCCGCAAGTTGATCGGCGCGGAACCCCCGGTAAAGAGTCATTCGGTCATTGGCAGGTTTGCTTCCGACGAGCGAACCACGGTCGTATTCGTGGCCGGATGGCGACCGGCCGCGCTTGCGGCATCGGAGATTCCCGGTTTGGCGCATACCGTGCGCCCGTTATGGAAGGCCGCTCATTCACTTGTCCGGCAAGCGCCGGGGCAGGTGGATGCGCAACTCTGGCTCGAAGAGTTGACCTTTCCCGCCATCGTCGTGGACCAGGGCCTGCACATTTACGCAGTCAATCGTGGTGGACGCGTGCTGCTTGCCAAGCGCGAGCTGCTCAGGATGGAAGGAGGCAGGCTCGCCGGCTCATGCGCTTCCGTGACCGAGAGCTTGCGGGGGGCAATCGGGAAGGTGCTCATCGAGAGCGGGACACATGGATGGTTCAACACCACGGTACCGCTCTCGATGGATCGTCAGCAATTCGCCTTCGCCAAGATCGGCGCTGTTCCAACCCATGACAAGCTGGGACAGGCCCTCATCGTCGTGCCGCAATTCGACGACGTGCAGGGCGCGCACTGCATCGCATCTGCCTTCGGGTTGAACTGGGCCGAGGAAAGAATCGTCGCCCGAATTCTTCAATTCCAGTGCCCTCGCGATATTGGAGCCGAGCTTGGGCTGACCGAGGCAACGGTGCGGACCTACACCAAGAGGATCATGCTCAAACTGGGGATCAACCGGCAGTCGGAATTCTTTCTCCTGTATCATCTCACCCAGTCGCCTTTTGGCGCTGGCAGGCGCGAGAACTGGGTGAGCCGGCCCGCCTCCGACGGTCGATTGGACGAAGAGGGTCCGATGAGATTGCGGACGGCCGGCAAGCATTCGCCTGACTGA